A part of Vanessa tameamea isolate UH-Manoa-2023 chromosome 20, ilVanTame1 primary haplotype, whole genome shotgun sequence genomic DNA contains:
- the LOC113403853 gene encoding chromatin target of PRMT1 protein-like yields the protein MVIEKVHGLQATRISLNDRFTILASAATVAHVMKPRRRPSGLFSFNHNVNNRVLMDQIAYRLGQLSRKQAVKQRLGMPGLRRFGSESSLIGLQRSNSFNNINQNSIKNRVAWRQSNMNLNRSASFSNLSQGVWRGRGFRRRGGRMGVMRGRMRGRGGRAGRAGRPAMSRSRTVAPNRGRGRGGVARQQKTVPTKEELDLQLDQYMASTKSALDKELDTYMKNAMDLE from the exons ATGGTGATTGAAAAAGTGCACGGTCTACAAGCCACTAGGATAAGTCTCAACGATCGGTTTACAATATTAGCATCTGCAGCGACCGTAGCTCATGTTATGAAGCCTCGTAGGCGTCCTTCTGGATTGTTCTCTTTTAATCATAATGTTAATAACAGAGTTCTTATGGACCAAATAGCGTACCGATTAGGCCAGCTATCAAGAAAG CAAGCAGTGAAACAACGTCTTGGCATGCCAGGGCTTAGACGCTTTGGCAGTGAAAGCAGTCTTATAGGTCTTCAGCGCTCCAATAgctttaataacataaatcaaaACAGCATTAAGAATAGAGTAGCATGGAGACAGTCAAACATGAATCTCAA TCGGTCAGCATCATTTAGTAACTTATCACAAGGAGTTTGGCGCGGTCGTGGGTTCCGCCGTCGCGGAGGTAGGATGGGAGTCATGAGAGGAAGGATGAG AGGAAGAGGTGGGCGCGCGGGACGGGCGGGGCGGCCGGCGATGTCGCGGTCACGGACGGTGGCGCCAAATAGAGGACGAGGCAGAG GTGGTGTAGCTAGGCAGCAAAAAACTGTTCCAACAAAGGAAGAGCTAGACTTGCAACTTGACCAATACATGGCAAGCACAAAGTCTGCTCTCGACAAGGAACTTGACACATACATGAAGAATGCAATGGACCTTGAATAA